In Effusibacillus pohliae DSM 22757, one genomic interval encodes:
- a CDS encoding spore germination protein GerPB, giving the protein MKIVQTIHIGTFTINSIGGASIIQIGSSGMIRSYSESYETTEAVPAAPAMPAPQPPLEPGVITEVGNQAAPESLPS; this is encoded by the coding sequence ATGAAGATCGTACAGACCATCCACATTGGAACGTTCACGATAAACAGCATAGGCGGAGCGTCGATCATCCAAATCGGGAGCAGCGGAATGATCCGCTCCTATTCGGAATCGTACGAAACGACTGAGGCGGTTCCGGCGGCGCCGGCGATGCCTGCACCGCAACCGCCGCTTGAACCAGGAGTGATCACGGAAGTAGGCAATCAAGCGGCACCTGAATCTCTGCCATCGTAA
- a CDS encoding spore germination protein, giving the protein MPAILGALKVISVGSGGVVHIGDVGIIAPKTATKTYAGSGSFNTGDFPSTYNVISSTNTNDQDLVDENMVGL; this is encoded by the coding sequence ATGCCAGCAATCCTTGGTGCGCTGAAAGTGATCAGCGTGGGCAGCGGCGGGGTGGTTCACATCGGCGATGTCGGAATTATTGCACCGAAAACGGCAACCAAGACGTACGCCGGATCCGGTTCCTTCAATACGGGTGATTTTCCATCTACTTATAACGTAATCAGCTCGACCAACACGAACGACCAGGATCTTGTGGATGAAAATATGGTAGGACTTTAA
- a CDS encoding SGNH/GDSL hydrolase family protein, whose protein sequence is MARNVYLALGDSITFGHEATERDRTFVSQISSTVRRLSLAERTLVVARNGWTASDLLQAVRFWIPPAVWETTNVLTLLVGGNDLRRRYYSICLGSQREAVIRRSLNEFSMYMDHLCRSIKSQRIPYVLVPTVYNPVPNSPIAVEAVEQLNRVIHKCAAKYHFTLVDIYAAFKGKEHLYINRYRNGRLEDLMLPFRRPIHPNDEGHRKIAELVEFHLCKQLRDGKRTKRC, encoded by the coding sequence TTGGCGCGCAACGTCTATTTGGCTCTTGGAGACTCGATCACGTTCGGGCACGAGGCAACCGAACGGGATCGGACGTTTGTCAGTCAGATCAGCTCCACGGTTCGTCGTCTGTCACTGGCGGAGCGGACCCTCGTGGTCGCGCGAAACGGCTGGACCGCCAGTGATCTGTTGCAGGCTGTACGTTTCTGGATTCCGCCGGCGGTATGGGAAACAACTAACGTCTTGACGCTGCTGGTTGGAGGAAACGATTTGCGTAGGCGCTATTATTCGATTTGTCTTGGTTCGCAACGGGAAGCTGTGATCCGCCGCAGTCTCAATGAATTCTCCATGTATATGGATCACCTGTGCCGTTCGATCAAATCCCAACGTATCCCGTACGTCTTGGTTCCGACCGTCTACAATCCGGTACCCAATTCGCCGATCGCTGTCGAAGCGGTTGAACAGCTAAACCGGGTGATTCACAAATGTGCAGCCAAATACCATTTTACGCTGGTCGACATCTATGCAGCGTTTAAAGGCAAGGAACATTTATACATCAACCGGTACCGCAATGGACGTTTGGAAGACCTGATGCTGCCGTTCCGCAGGCCGATTCATCCGAATGATGAGGGACACCGGAAAATCGCCGAGCTGGTGGAGTTTCATTTGTGCAAACAGTTGCGGGATGGCAAACGCACCAAACGGTGCTGA
- a CDS encoding spore germination protein GerPE, whose amino-acid sequence MAFVRNRPKITHVKAMKVNLVLISAVLQVGDVGQVHAYSRTLSVGGPRGAPSFITQARHIHTATRLHYAEQADKQASDFNFTGEAFPFIGEGFSEP is encoded by the coding sequence ATGGCTTTCGTCCGCAACCGCCCGAAAATCACCCACGTGAAGGCGATGAAAGTGAATCTTGTTCTGATCTCGGCCGTGCTGCAGGTTGGCGATGTGGGACAGGTGCATGCGTACAGCCGTACCTTGTCGGTCGGAGGTCCGCGCGGTGCGCCCAGCTTCATCACGCAGGCGCGCCACATTCATACGGCCACCCGGCTGCATTATGCGGAGCAAGCAGACAAACAGGCATCCGACTTCAATTTCACCGGTGAAGCATTCCCTTTCATCGGCGAAGGATTCTCCGAACCCTAG
- a CDS encoding spore germination protein, whose translation MPAFVGAVRLVNVSSGGQFQAGDVAVIVPKTESKTYGGSGNFNTGDFARAFNLLNGTNTIDMDVADENLRTGY comes from the coding sequence ATGCCGGCGTTCGTCGGAGCCGTCCGGCTGGTCAATGTCAGTTCCGGCGGCCAATTTCAGGCGGGAGATGTGGCTGTGATCGTACCGAAAACGGAATCGAAAACATACGGAGGTTCCGGCAATTTTAACACAGGTGACTTCGCCCGCGCATTCAATCTGCTGAATGGCACGAACACGATCGATATGGATGTGGCGGACGAAAATCTGAGAACCGGATATTGA